A stretch of Desulfurivibrio alkaliphilus AHT 2 DNA encodes these proteins:
- a CDS encoding AAA family ATPase has product MLLICPHCKQQYNIEKGKIPPNVKNVKCKNCGQQFPLPSAPAASPQKPSSPLVTPGAQPVRRIGVCISKGGVGKTTTSVNLAAGLAYAGYRVLLVDTDTQGQDSFVLGVRPKGGLTELVTEELTPEEAVFKARERLWLLAGGKSLAGLKRLIDRKDFGGELTIAEALKPLEHQFDYIVVDTSPGWDPLTVNVLFYVNEVLTPVSLEIMTLQGLVEFLKSLSAIQKHRKEVALKYILPTFHDQRVKKCNNILEKIEELYGHMLCKPIRHNVHLSESPSAGQTIFEFAPGSTGAEDYRELVRKVANNDKLFR; this is encoded by the coding sequence ATGTTATTGATCTGCCCGCACTGCAAGCAGCAATATAATATTGAAAAAGGCAAAATCCCTCCCAATGTAAAGAATGTGAAATGCAAAAATTGCGGGCAGCAATTTCCCTTGCCATCGGCACCGGCCGCTTCCCCTCAAAAACCCTCCTCACCACTGGTGACCCCCGGGGCGCAGCCGGTGCGCCGGATCGGAGTGTGTATCAGCAAGGGCGGGGTTGGCAAAACCACCACTTCGGTCAACCTGGCGGCCGGTCTGGCCTACGCCGGTTACCGGGTGCTGCTGGTTGATACCGATACGCAGGGGCAGGACAGCTTTGTGTTGGGGGTGCGGCCCAAAGGCGGGCTCACCGAGCTGGTGACCGAAGAACTGACCCCGGAGGAAGCGGTATTCAAGGCCCGGGAGCGGCTCTGGCTGTTGGCTGGCGGGAAATCCCTGGCTGGCCTCAAGCGCTTGATTGACCGCAAGGACTTCGGCGGAGAGCTGACCATTGCCGAGGCACTGAAACCACTGGAGCACCAATTTGATTACATCGTGGTTGATACCTCGCCGGGCTGGGACCCGCTCACGGTCAACGTGCTGTTTTATGTCAACGAGGTGCTGACCCCGGTTTCGCTGGAGATTATGACGCTGCAGGGTCTGGTGGAATTTCTCAAGAGCCTGTCCGCCATCCAGAAGCACCGCAAGGAGGTGGCATTGAAGTACATTCTGCCCACCTTTCACGATCAACGGGTTAAGAAGTGCAATAATATTCTCGAAAAGATTGAGGAGTTGTACGGGCACATGCTGTGCAAGCCGATCCGGCACAATGTACACCTGTCGGAATCACCCTCGGCCGGTCAGACCATCTTCGAATTCGCTCCCGGCTCCACCGGGGCGGAAGATTACCGTGAGTTGGTGCGCAAGGTTGCCAACAACGATAAGCTCTTCCGCTAG
- a CDS encoding PilZ domain-containing protein codes for MNQEQVTRHSFRLPVSGLDEVTVKINGREREIFNLSNHGIGVRFRPPEAFDPEGPPLAVELKLGDVDLRLTGKVVHISREGNDYLCGIDLVDLDETSRQHLLAHVARLRAQLFKSDE; via the coding sequence ATGAACCAGGAACAGGTTACCCGCCACAGCTTTCGGCTGCCGGTTTCCGGGCTTGATGAAGTAACGGTTAAAATCAACGGCCGGGAACGGGAGATCTTTAATTTGAGCAATCACGGGATCGGCGTCCGTTTCCGGCCCCCGGAAGCTTTTGATCCTGAAGGGCCACCGCTGGCCGTGGAGCTTAAACTGGGCGATGTCGACTTGCGTCTCACCGGCAAGGTGGTGCATATCTCCCGGGAGGGTAACGACTATCTTTGCGGGATTGACCTGGTGGATCTGGATGAGACGAGCAGGCAGCATTTGCTGGCCCATGTTGCCCGTTTGCGGGCCCAACTGTTCAAAAGCGATGAGTAA
- a CDS encoding chemotaxis protein CheC — MNRSQEVTAFSQDDAKILEEVMNIAFGKASADLAKVVDIRILLTAPKVEFLKADDLLQWIKQDTKTDDTLNMIEQNFWGKYTGSAFLAFPSSASKGLISLFDDDDELPLGEKSPLLEKETLLEVGNILIGACVGKVAELLDDNVSFSPPRLVPQLVIDNLSSEAISSKLNDPDKMAILIKTVFNFEDKDVKGFLFLVAGEESMQWLKMALKNFMAKF; from the coding sequence ATGAACAGATCTCAAGAGGTAACCGCATTCTCGCAAGACGACGCAAAGATCCTGGAGGAGGTCATGAACATTGCCTTCGGCAAGGCCTCCGCGGATCTTGCCAAGGTGGTGGATATCCGGATCCTGCTGACCGCACCCAAGGTGGAGTTTCTCAAGGCCGATGACCTTTTGCAATGGATCAAGCAGGATACCAAAACCGACGATACCCTGAATATGATTGAACAGAATTTCTGGGGTAAATATACCGGTTCGGCCTTCCTGGCCTTTCCTTCTTCGGCCAGCAAAGGGCTGATCAGCCTGTTCGACGACGATGATGAACTGCCTTTGGGAGAAAAGAGCCCCTTGCTGGAAAAGGAGACCCTGCTGGAGGTTGGCAATATCTTGATCGGCGCCTGTGTCGGCAAGGTGGCCGAGTTGCTGGACGACAATGTTTCGTTTTCGCCTCCCCGGCTGGTGCCGCAACTGGTGATCGACAACCTTTCCAGTGAGGCCATTTCCTCCAAACTCAATGATCCGGACAAGATGGCGATTTTGATTAAAACGGTGTTCAATTTTGAAGATAAGGACGTTAAAGGCTTTCTTTTTCTGGTGGCCGGCGAGGAATCAATGCAATGGCTTAAGATGGCGCTTAAAAACTTTATGGCCAAATTTTAA
- a CDS encoding response regulator: MAKKLLVVDDSPVSRSIIKKCLPKGHDFELYEADDGRQGLEKFQEVRPDATLLDLTMPVMDGFEALAEIKKVDPDALVIVLTADIQPKAYEKVMALGAAMVIPKPPSPETLADGLAKTGLI; the protein is encoded by the coding sequence ATGGCCAAAAAACTGCTGGTTGTTGATGATTCACCCGTATCACGGTCGATAATTAAAAAATGCCTGCCCAAAGGGCATGATTTTGAACTGTATGAGGCCGATGACGGTCGCCAGGGGCTGGAAAAGTTCCAGGAAGTCAGGCCGGATGCAACCCTGCTGGATCTCACTATGCCGGTGATGGATGGCTTTGAGGCTCTGGCGGAGATTAAAAAGGTCGATCCCGACGCGCTGGTAATCGTGCTTACCGCCGATATTCAGCCGAAAGCTTATGAGAAGGTTATGGCTTTGGGGGCCGCCATGGTTATCCCAAAACCGCCTTCGCCGGAAACGCTTGCCGACGGTTTGGCCAAAACTGGTCTGATATAG
- a CDS encoding PAS domain-containing protein, protein MILNQILDSIDLGLVILDRDFRIRYWNRWMAVHSGIPFNEIKGAAIFDYYPHFRNKKFLRNFRAVVTFGNHYFFPQKLYGYIFPFKPESNFVSEINYMQQSCTMGPLRNENKEIEYVYISVNDVTEAYIYETNLASALLTLLEKYVDKEEIPAEAAQSILDELLPTSSKEVLAKHGKSPKDKDTHAVIGDQLVDILSEIAGSNR, encoded by the coding sequence ATGATTCTTAATCAGATTTTGGATTCCATCGACCTGGGGCTGGTTATTCTCGACCGGGACTTCAGGATTAGATACTGGAATCGCTGGATGGCAGTACACAGCGGCATCCCCTTTAACGAAATCAAAGGGGCTGCCATCTTCGATTACTACCCGCACTTCAGAAACAAGAAATTTCTTCGTAATTTCAGGGCAGTGGTAACCTTTGGCAACCACTACTTCTTCCCCCAGAAGCTTTACGGTTACATTTTTCCTTTCAAGCCGGAGAGCAATTTCGTATCAGAAATCAACTACATGCAGCAGAGCTGCACCATGGGCCCGTTGCGAAACGAAAACAAGGAGATTGAGTACGTCTACATCTCGGTGAACGATGTAACCGAGGCCTACATTTACGAAACCAACCTGGCCTCCGCCCTGTTGACCTTGCTGGAAAAGTATGTCGACAAAGAGGAAATTCCGGCGGAAGCGGCGCAATCTATTCTGGATGAACTGCTGCCGACCTCCAGCAAGGAGGTGTTGGCCAAACATGGCAAGTCGCCGAAAGATAAGGATACCCATGCGGTTATTGGTGATCAACTGGTGGATATCCTTTCGGAGATTGCCGGTAGCAATCGATAA
- a CDS encoding formate--tetrahydrofolate ligase — translation MALDPTKHADWEIAEEAESRMKDVFELSEMLGLQKEELLPHGHYVAKLDYRKILDRCKDKPDGKYVDVTAITPTPLGEGKSTCAMGLVQGLGKRNKSVVGAIRQPSGGPTMNIKGSAAGGGLAQCIPLTPFSLGLTGDINAIMNAHNLGMVALTSRMQHEANYTDEQLAKRGLKRLDIHPKKVEFNWIIDYCAQALRNITIGQGGKMDGFNMQSSFAIAVSSEIMAILSVAKDLKDMRERIGKIVVAYDKQDRPITTTDLDVAGAMTAWMVEALNPNLMQTLEGQPVVVHAGPFANIAIGQSSVIADRVALKLADYNVTESGFGADIGFEKFWNLKCRYSGLKPHCAVVVATIRALKCHGGAPIPVPGRPMPEEYGKENVGWVEEGCKNLLHHIETVKKAGINPVVCINAFYTDTDNEIKAVRRLCEAAGARVALSRHWEHGGDGALEFADAVVDACEEENDFRFLYELDTPLEKRIELIAKEVYGADGVSYTPDAKAKLKRMEADPEMKEMGTCMVKSHLSLSHDPTLKGVPKGWTLPVRDILTYKGAGFVVPVAGAISLMPGTASDPAYRRIDVDVETGKVKGVF, via the coding sequence ATGGCATTAGATCCGACCAAACATGCGGACTGGGAAATTGCGGAAGAGGCGGAAAGCCGCATGAAAGACGTCTTCGAGCTGAGCGAGATGCTGGGCCTGCAAAAAGAGGAACTGCTGCCCCACGGCCATTACGTGGCCAAGCTCGACTACCGCAAGATTCTGGATCGCTGCAAAGACAAGCCCGACGGCAAGTATGTCGATGTCACCGCCATCACCCCCACCCCCTTGGGCGAGGGCAAGTCCACCTGCGCCATGGGTCTGGTCCAGGGCCTGGGCAAGCGCAACAAGTCGGTGGTGGGCGCCATTCGCCAGCCTTCCGGCGGTCCGACCATGAACATCAAGGGTTCCGCCGCCGGCGGCGGTCTGGCGCAGTGCATCCCCTTGACCCCGTTCTCTTTGGGGCTCACCGGTGATATCAACGCCATTATGAACGCCCACAACCTGGGCATGGTGGCGCTTACCTCGCGGATGCAGCACGAGGCCAATTACACCGACGAGCAGTTGGCCAAACGCGGCTTGAAACGGTTGGATATCCATCCCAAAAAGGTGGAGTTCAACTGGATCATCGATTACTGCGCCCAGGCTCTGCGCAACATCACCATCGGCCAGGGCGGCAAGATGGATGGTTTCAACATGCAGAGCAGCTTTGCCATCGCGGTAAGCTCCGAGATCATGGCCATCCTCTCGGTGGCCAAGGATCTCAAGGACATGCGTGAGCGGATCGGCAAGATCGTGGTGGCCTACGACAAGCAGGATCGGCCCATCACCACCACCGATCTGGACGTGGCCGGGGCCATGACCGCCTGGATGGTGGAGGCCCTTAACCCCAACCTGATGCAGACCCTGGAAGGTCAGCCGGTGGTGGTGCACGCCGGTCCTTTTGCCAATATCGCCATTGGCCAGAGTTCGGTTATCGCCGACCGGGTGGCCCTGAAATTGGCCGATTACAACGTTACCGAGTCCGGCTTCGGTGCCGATATCGGTTTTGAGAAGTTCTGGAACCTCAAGTGCCGCTACTCCGGGCTCAAGCCGCACTGTGCGGTGGTGGTGGCCACCATCCGGGCGCTTAAGTGCCACGGCGGTGCCCCCATCCCCGTACCGGGCCGGCCCATGCCGGAAGAGTACGGCAAGGAGAACGTCGGCTGGGTGGAAGAGGGCTGCAAGAACCTTCTGCATCACATCGAAACGGTCAAGAAGGCCGGGATTAATCCGGTGGTCTGCATCAACGCCTTCTACACCGATACCGACAACGAGATCAAGGCCGTACGGCGGCTCTGCGAAGCGGCCGGGGCCCGGGTGGCGTTGTCACGCCACTGGGAGCACGGCGGCGACGGGGCCTTGGAGTTTGCCGACGCGGTGGTGGATGCCTGCGAGGAAGAGAACGATTTCCGTTTCCTCTACGAGCTGGACACCCCGCTTGAAAAACGCATCGAACTGATCGCCAAGGAGGTCTACGGGGCCGACGGCGTCAGCTACACCCCGGATGCCAAGGCCAAGCTCAAGCGTATGGAAGCCGACCCGGAGATGAAGGAAATGGGTACCTGCATGGTCAAGAGCCATCTGTCTCTGTCCCACGACCCGACCCTCAAGGGTGTACCCAAGGGCTGGACCCTGCCGGTGCGCGACATCCTTACCTACAAGGGGGCCGGTTTCGTCGTGCCAGTGGCCGGGGCCATCAGCCTGATGCCCGGTACCGCCTCCGATCCCGCCTACCGCCGGATCGATGTCGACGTGGAAACCGGCAAGGTTAAGGGCGTATTCTAA